The genomic window AGGTCATCGCCTTCCCCTCTTTCTAAGCCCCTTACGCTCCGCGTAACGGGGCTCTTTTTTTACCCCCCTTACAGGCTTTTAATGCAGGTTTGCCTTTCTATTCATATCATACGCCTCAACCTCAATGCATGAATACCCTTGAGAGCATTAATACTGAGCATACTGTTTCTTTCTGCCTGCACCACTCACCTGATGGCCCAGTCGCCTGGTACATGGAAAATCTACCCCTCTCTCAGAACGATCAATGATATCGTTTCAGATCAAGAGAATAATATCTGGGCTGCCACACAGGGGGGGATCCTTAAATATGACCGGCTAAACATCTCACAGTTTACAACTCAGGATGGACTCAGCCGACCCGATTCCAGAAGTATTACTTATGATCCCCTGAGACAACAATTGTTCATCGGCTATGTAAACGGACTTATTGATGTGGTCAATACCGGGAATGAAACCGTTACCGTTATAGAAGATATTGAAAGAGCTTCTAATTTTACCTCCAAAGGAGTAAATGATCTGCTGTATTACCAGAACAGAGTGTATGCTGCTACTGATTTTGGGATCGTGGTCATCAATGCGGATGAATATTTTGTGATCGAATCTTATCTGCAATTAGGAGACATTAGCAGAGGTACCGCAATACGGGATATATACATTAATAATGATTCCCTGTATGCTGCAACTGCTGCGGGTGTTGGAGTTGGCAGCCTGGCTGATGACTTGTCAGTAAATAATAACTGGATCAGTTATAATGCCGCAAATGGTTTTGAAGACCGGTTGGTAGAAGCAGTAATTAATTATGATGGGTTAACCTATGCCTCCACCTCGGATGCTAATTTCGTATTCGACGGCAACACCTGGACCCTGAATGCGAATTACGGGAGTTCAGTAATCCGAGATTATCAGATAAATGATACCCTGGTGATCGCTCTTGCAGAATCAGAATTATTCATAGGTGATAATGCAATAGGTTTAGGCCTGAATCGGGGAACGGTGTTGGTGCCGGATCAAAATGACCTGGATGAGATCACCTTTGGTACCCTGAATAACGGGATCGGTAATTATGATAACGAGGGTTCAGCATTCAGTTATATTACACCGGCAGGCCCCTTTCTGAATTTATTTGCAGGATTAAACTTCGATGGGGAGACCCTTATATCCGGTTCAACACAACGTTCATCCCTTAATTTCAGGACGGATCAGGCTCGCGGATACTATATTTACCGGGATCAGGAATGGTATAATTTCAATCAACTCAATGTGCCCCTGCTCAGACAGACCAATTTCCGTCAGGTATTCCGAACCGCTGAAACGGATAATTATTACTATTTCGGCAGTTGGGGTCAGGGTATTGTTCGTCATGATAAGGTAACCGATGAGATCGTAGTATTTAACGAGGCCAATTCGACCCTTAGAGGATGGCCCGCCGATAGTGAAACTTTCCCGGTGATGTCCGGTCTGCAGGCTGAGAACAGGAATGAGATCTGGGCGGTCAGCCGATTCGGAGGAACCCCGCTTTATTATCAGCAGGAAGGTGATGAAGACTGGCTTGCTTTTAATAAGGATGCCGCTGTAAGCAATTCGGACGAATATTTTGGGCTGTTTATCGACAGTAATGGCTTCAAATGGATAAGTCTGCAATCAACTACCAATTCCGGGACGGGTTTACTGGTGCTGGATACCGGTAATCCGTCCGATCCGTCCGATGACCGGGGTGAAAAACTTACCTCAAGTCCCGGGGACGGGAACCTGCCGAATGAACAGGTTAAAGCGATCATAGAAGATTTGAATAATGAGGTATGGATCGGTACCGAAAGAGGGATCGCCCGTTTTATATTTCCGGATCTGATCGTGGGTGGAGGTCCGAATGAGAAAAGTGCTCAATGGCTTATCAATGCCGACACTTGTGCTACTTCCAGGTTTTTACTCAGAGATATAAACGTTAGTACGATGGCAGTGAATGAGGCTAATGAAAAATGGGTAGGTAGTGTAAATCAGGGTATCTACGTATTGAACGAAGATGGGAGTGAGATCATCATGAGATTTACCGAAGAAAATAGCCCCCTCATATCGGATAATATTCAGTCTATCGCCATCAATGATATAAGCGGTGAAGTCTTCATTGCCACCGATCAGGGACTTCAGAGTTATCAGGGGGTATCGATCCGGGCGGAAAATAAAATGAAAGACCTCAAGGTTTATCCGAATCCGTTTAACTATTCAATGAATGATCAGATCTTTATAGAAGGCCTGTCACCCTCAACAACGATCAGGATCTTAAGTGTGGACGGAAATGTGTTTAATGAGTTTCCTGCTCAGGGCGGACGTACTTCTTGGGACGGAAGAGATTTCAATGGTAACCGCCTGGCAAGCGGAGTATATTTTGTGGTCGCCTTAAGCGACGACGGAGAAGAAAAGGGTATAGGCAAAGTGGTTATTATCCGATGATGAGTACCACCGCCATCATAATTAATTTTCAGACACCGGATCTGACGGAGACCGCCGTCAGGTCCTTTAAAGAATTGTACCCGGAAATACCGGTTATACTTGCTGATAACGGCTCCTCAGATACTGAGTCCCGGAAACTTATAACTGCACTGTCATCAGAGCTGCCACAAGTCAGTACTTATTATTTCGACAAGAATATCTACCACGGGCCGGCAATGGATCACCTGATCACTTCAGAAGTAAAATCAGATCAGGTATTTCTGCTGGATAGTGATACCGAAACCCATACAGGTGGATTTCTGGAAAAAATGAGTGATCTTTTAGAGAACGATCTGGTCTACGGGGCCGGAAGAGTGCAGCTGGTAAATAAAAGAGGATTTAAAAGTGATGCTGGATTCCCTATTCTGTTAACCCCATATATGCTACTGAAAACAAAATTATACCGGAAACTTCCACCCTTTGTACATCACGGGCAGCCCACATTGTTCAATTTTAAAGAAGCATCTGCATCCGGTTACAAGCTTAGTGATTTTCCGATACAGGATTATATCGACCATAAGTGGAGAGGGACTGCAGACCGCTTTGGTTACGGCCTTAACTGGAAAGCAAAACTGGACTATATTCTGAATAAGGTCGGTCTTTAATCTTGGGTGAAAAAGCAGACATATCGATCATCATCGTTAACTATAAGGTTAAAGAGTATATAGCTAATCTCCTCAACTCTATTGCTAAAGCGAACGAAGGACTTTTGCTCGAGATCTTTGTGGTCGACAACAATTCCGGGGATGATTCTATCAAATATCTGAGATCGCGTTTTCCCGAAGTGCATTATATACAGAATGAAGAGAATGTGGGCTTTGGTAAAGCCAACAACCAGGCGATCAGGAAGGCAAAGGGACAATATACACTGATCATTAATCCGGATACGCTCGTAAGTGAAGATACGCTGGGTGTGATGAAGGAGCACATGGACAACAACCCGGATTGTGCAGCAGCAGGGTGCAAGATCATGAATCCAGATGGCACCTTTGCCCCGGAATCCAGACGTTCGGTTCCGGGTATCTGGTCGGCAGCCTGCAAGGTATTCGGACTCAATGCGATCTTTCCTAAGAGTAAGATCTTTGCACGATATTACCTTAGCTGGATGGATGAAGATACTCCTTCAGAGATCCCTGTTTTATCTGGATCTTTCATGTTCTGGCGGACTTCCGTTTTAAAAGACCTGGACGGATTTGATGAGCGCTTCTTCATGTATGGCGAGGATATTGATCTGTGTTACCGGGTGCAGGAAACGGAATTTCATATAGACTATGTACCTGACACCTCTATCATTCACTATAAAGGGGAGAGTACACAGAAGGAAGATCTTCGGTATATCCGGTTATTCAATAAGGCCCTTTATCAGTTTTTTGAAAAGCAATACAGTACCCGATACAGTTTCATCTTCCGGATTCTGATCTTTCTGGCCGTTAAATTCAAAACCTTTACATCCTTCTTAAGCACTAAGGTCAGGCAGTCGGGTTTGGTATTCTCGGACTTACTCATCCTAAATATTTCTCTGTTTATAGCCTTTGCCATGCGCTTCGGTTTTGATATGGAGCAGGTATTGCTGCCCAAAAACCTGGATTTTCTGTGGATCAATCTGCTGCTCAGTTTACTGTATTTATTTACGGCGGGAATAGCGGGCGTTTTCCGGAATCAGGATTCGCTTTCAGCTCATATGAAAGCCATAATATTTGCCTATAGTGCAGTAGTTTTGATCACCTATTTTGCCAGAGATCTTGCCTTTTCCAGATTTATACTGGGATTCGGATTTCTGTTCGGGATCATAGGTACAGTGGCTTTTCGACTCATCCGTGCGAATACCGGACGAAATAATGGTGCTTCAGGCAGGCTGAGAGGGTCGCGGGTGATCATCGTTGGTGATGCAGCCGTCAGTAAAGAACTCACGGATAAGATACACTCCCGGCCGGACTGGAATTATGAGGTCATTGGTCAGATCCGGGTTGAGCAGGATCATACTGAAGAGGATCCTCAGGGCGAAGTGATGGGCACGCTATCACAGCTAACGGATCTTGCCAAAGCCTATAAAGCGGATGAGATTTTTTTCGCCTTGAAATCGATCAGTTATAAATCCATGCTGAACCAGATATCTTCCTTACAGGGCGAAGGCATTTCCTTTAAACTGATCCCTGACTCCATGGACTTTATCCTGGGTAAATCGAAGGTGGAATATCTGGAGGCTATACCGCTGGTCGAGGTAGAGCTTGCGATCAACAAGCCATTCAATAAATTTTTGAAAAGAGCACTGGATCTTCTGATCTCCTTTCCGGTTTTTTTGGTGCTTTTGCTCCTTACATTTCCGTCGGTCCTGTTTTCCCGAACTTCACTTAAGAAACATGGTTCCTATGATTTTTATAAACCGGTGAAGGATCATAAATGGAAGAACAGGCTGCGTCTGATGGGTTATGTCTTATCCGGTAAGATGAGCCTGGTGGGAGCTGAGATAGGCTATGGTCAGCTCCTGAATCGAACCGAGGGAATCACCGGCCCGGTGCAGTTATCCAATAACCGCATTCGGAACCAGGAGGATAAGGAAAGTTTTGACCTGTATTATCAACAGAACTACTCCATCTGGGTGGATATAGATCTCATTTTCAGGAGTCTGTTCTCTGATTACTCCGTACTGCAGATCCTAAGCAGGGAAAGTTAAGCTCAAATCTTTCGATCTACTTCTTCAGCCATTTTAGGATACCATTCTGCAAAAGTATCATTCTTTATATGCTCCCGGACTTGTTCCATCAGCCACAGGTAGAAAGTCAGGTTATGAATGGAAGCAAGGACAAGTCCGAAGATCTCGTTATTGCGGATCAGGTGATGAATGTAGGCCATGGTATACTTGCTGCACAGATCGGATGGGAAATCAGCATCCAGAAGATCATGATGCTCTTTCCATTTTGCGTTGCGAATGTTCACTTTTCCATAACGAGTGAAGATCATACCATTACGTGCATTACGGGTTGGCATCACGCAATCAAACATATCGACTCCTCTGGCTACGCATTCCAGCAAATTAGCCGGAGTGCCCACACCCATCAGATAACGGGCCTTTTCTTTAGGCAGGTCATCGGTATTATAATCGGTCATTTCATACATGATATCTGCCGGCTCGCCTACACTCAGTCCGCCAATGGCAATACCTTCGAAGTCCAGTTCTGCCATGAACAGGGCCGATTCTCTTCTCAGGTCTTTATAAGTTCCCCC from Balneola sp. MJW-20 includes these protein-coding regions:
- a CDS encoding glycosyltransferase, with product MGEKADISIIIVNYKVKEYIANLLNSIAKANEGLLLEIFVVDNNSGDDSIKYLRSRFPEVHYIQNEENVGFGKANNQAIRKAKGQYTLIINPDTLVSEDTLGVMKEHMDNNPDCAAAGCKIMNPDGTFAPESRRSVPGIWSAACKVFGLNAIFPKSKIFARYYLSWMDEDTPSEIPVLSGSFMFWRTSVLKDLDGFDERFFMYGEDIDLCYRVQETEFHIDYVPDTSIIHYKGESTQKEDLRYIRLFNKALYQFFEKQYSTRYSFIFRILIFLAVKFKTFTSFLSTKVRQSGLVFSDLLILNISLFIAFAMRFGFDMEQVLLPKNLDFLWINLLLSLLYLFTAGIAGVFRNQDSLSAHMKAIIFAYSAVVLITYFARDLAFSRFILGFGFLFGIIGTVAFRLIRANTGRNNGASGRLRGSRVIIVGDAAVSKELTDKIHSRPDWNYEVIGQIRVEQDHTEEDPQGEVMGTLSQLTDLAKAYKADEIFFALKSISYKSMLNQISSLQGEGISFKLIPDSMDFILGKSKVEYLEAIPLVEVELAINKPFNKFLKRALDLLISFPVFLVLLLLTFPSVLFSRTSLKKHGSYDFYKPVKDHKWKNRLRLMGYVLSGKMSLVGAEIGYGQLLNRTEGITGPVQLSNNRIRNQEDKESFDLYYQQNYSIWVDIDLIFRSLFSDYSVLQILSRES
- a CDS encoding glycosyltransferase family 2 protein, producing MMSTTAIIINFQTPDLTETAVRSFKELYPEIPVILADNGSSDTESRKLITALSSELPQVSTYYFDKNIYHGPAMDHLITSEVKSDQVFLLDSDTETHTGGFLEKMSDLLENDLVYGAGRVQLVNKRGFKSDAGFPILLTPYMLLKTKLYRKLPPFVHHGQPTLFNFKEASASGYKLSDFPIQDYIDHKWRGTADRFGYGLNWKAKLDYILNKVGL